A genomic stretch from Serratia entomophila includes:
- a CDS encoding HlyD family secretion protein — protein MFRQEAIDNQKMKWRGRAILLPGIPVWGTTGLCLFFFIAFLTFAIAGTYTRRVNVTGEISTYPRAANVYSAVQGVVVKQFVTEGQAIAAGAPIYQIDVSKSTRSGVVSDNQRRDINGQLARIAQIISRLESSKQATLIMLEKQKAQYTAAFSRSTDILRRAQEGVRIIKENMENYRHYQTKGLINKDQLTNQVALYYQQQNNLLGLSGQNEQNALQITALESQIHIQSAEFDNQIYQMELQRYELQKELLSIDAGGAIVVRALAGGRIDSLSVTVGQMVNVGDSLLQIIPHNIDRYALVLWVPNDAIPYIAAEDKVNVRYDAFPAEKFGQFAGTVSVISKVPASPQEMLTYRGAPKAALTAAVPYYKVIVMPEKQAIAYEGKRLSLENGMKAQSTLFLEKRKIYQWMLSPFYDMKHSAAGPVNE, from the coding sequence ATGTTTCGCCAGGAAGCGATCGATAATCAGAAAATGAAATGGCGTGGTCGGGCCATTCTGCTACCCGGTATTCCCGTTTGGGGCACGACAGGGCTCTGCCTGTTTTTCTTCATTGCCTTTCTCACCTTCGCGATCGCCGGTACCTATACCCGGCGGGTCAACGTGACCGGCGAGATCAGCACCTATCCGCGCGCCGCCAACGTCTATTCCGCCGTCCAGGGGGTGGTGGTCAAACAATTCGTCACCGAAGGGCAGGCGATCGCCGCCGGAGCGCCCATTTACCAGATCGACGTCAGCAAGAGTACCCGTAGCGGTGTGGTCAGCGACAACCAGCGCCGTGATATCAATGGCCAGCTGGCACGCATTGCGCAAATCATCAGCCGACTGGAAAGCAGCAAGCAGGCCACGCTTATCATGCTGGAAAAACAGAAGGCGCAATATACCGCCGCGTTCTCGCGCTCAACCGACATCCTTCGGCGTGCTCAGGAAGGGGTGCGTATCATAAAGGAGAACATGGAGAACTACCGCCACTATCAAACCAAGGGATTGATCAATAAGGATCAGCTCACCAACCAGGTGGCGCTGTATTACCAGCAGCAGAACAACCTGCTGGGCCTGTCCGGCCAGAACGAACAGAATGCACTGCAGATCACCGCGCTGGAAAGCCAGATCCATATCCAGAGCGCCGAATTCGACAACCAGATTTACCAGATGGAACTGCAGCGCTACGAGCTGCAAAAGGAATTGCTGAGCATCGATGCCGGCGGGGCGATCGTCGTGCGCGCGCTGGCCGGCGGCCGCATCGATTCGCTGAGCGTCACGGTCGGCCAGATGGTCAACGTTGGCGACAGTCTGCTGCAGATTATCCCGCACAACATCGATCGCTATGCCCTGGTGCTTTGGGTACCCAACGACGCCATCCCCTACATTGCCGCCGAAGATAAGGTCAATGTGCGCTATGACGCCTTCCCGGCGGAGAAATTTGGCCAGTTCGCCGGCACAGTGTCCGTCATCTCCAAAGTCCCGGCCTCGCCGCAGGAAATGCTGACCTACCGGGGGGCGCCCAAAGCGGCGCTGACCGCCGCCGTGCCGTACTACAAGGTGATCGTCATGCCGGAGAAACAGGCCATTGCCTACGAGGGCAAACGTCTGAGCCTGGAAAACGGCATGAAAGCGCAAAGCACGCTGTTTCTCGAAAAAAGAAAGATTTATCAATGGATGCTGTCACCGTTCTACGACATGAAGCACAGCGCAGCGGGGCCGGTCAATGAATAA
- the hpxO gene encoding FAD-dependent urate hydroxylase HpxO, translated as MKAIVIGGGIGGLCAAIALKRIGIDSEVYEAVTEIRPAGAAISIWPNGVKCLNYLGMKEPLRRLGGPLHYMAYREYLHGRTLTRFSLDPLIASVGERPYPVARAELQAMLLETYGRDRVRFGKRVCGMEETADGVMAWFEDGSQASGDMLIAADGAHSAIRPYVLGHAVERRYAGYVNWNGLVTLDESIAPADQWTTFVGEGKRVSLMPVAGGRFYFFFDVPLPTGLAEDRSSARADLQRYFAGWAEPVQKLIAAIDPAATNRIEIHDIEPFERLVRGRVALLGDAGHSTTPDIGQGGCAAMEDAVVLALALQTNSLGIEDALLRYQEKRGLRVKDLVLKARKRCDVTHGKDMAITQDWYEELKSETGERILAGMRETILGGPLA; from the coding sequence ATGAAAGCAATCGTCATTGGCGGCGGCATCGGCGGCCTGTGCGCCGCCATCGCCCTGAAGCGCATCGGCATCGACAGCGAAGTCTATGAAGCGGTAACGGAGATCCGCCCGGCGGGCGCGGCGATCTCCATTTGGCCGAACGGCGTGAAGTGCCTGAATTATCTCGGCATGAAAGAGCCGTTGCGCCGGCTTGGCGGCCCGCTGCATTACATGGCCTATCGGGAGTATTTACACGGCCGTACCCTGACGCGATTCAGTCTGGATCCGTTGATCGCCAGCGTCGGCGAGCGCCCCTACCCGGTGGCCCGCGCCGAGCTGCAGGCGATGCTGCTGGAAACCTATGGCCGCGATCGGGTGCGCTTTGGCAAACGCGTGTGCGGCATGGAGGAAACCGCAGACGGCGTGATGGCCTGGTTTGAAGACGGCAGCCAGGCCAGCGGGGATATGCTGATCGCCGCCGACGGCGCCCATTCGGCAATCCGCCCCTACGTGCTCGGCCACGCGGTGGAACGCCGCTACGCCGGTTACGTCAACTGGAACGGGCTGGTGACCCTTGATGAATCGATAGCGCCGGCGGACCAGTGGACCACCTTCGTCGGCGAAGGCAAACGGGTGTCGCTGATGCCGGTCGCCGGCGGCCGCTTTTATTTTTTCTTCGACGTGCCGCTGCCGACCGGGCTGGCGGAAGACCGCAGCAGCGCACGCGCCGATCTGCAGCGTTACTTTGCCGGCTGGGCCGAACCGGTGCAAAAGCTGATTGCCGCCATCGACCCCGCCGCCACCAACCGCATCGAGATCCATGACATCGAGCCGTTCGAGCGGCTGGTGCGCGGCCGCGTGGCGCTGCTGGGCGACGCCGGCCACAGCACCACCCCGGATATCGGCCAGGGCGGCTGCGCGGCGATGGAAGACGCGGTGGTGCTGGCGCTGGCGCTGCAGACCAACTCGCTGGGTATCGAAGACGCCCTGCTGCGTTATCAGGAAAAACGCGGCCTGCGGGTGAAGGATCTGGTGCTGAAGGCGCGCAAACGCTGCGACGTGACGCACGGCAAAGACATGGCCATCACCCAAGACTGGTATGAAGAACTGAAGAGCGAAACCGGCGAACGCATTCTCGCCGGCATGCGGGAGACCATTTTGGGCGGCCCGCTGGCCTGA
- a CDS encoding cupin domain-containing protein codes for MACASWDGAAYPQYPACAPMIGVLRISVPPHTVLAWHHHPVPAVGYLLSGELTIEKKDGNQQKTFVRGEAIAEVVNSVHRGIAGAEPVELLVFYAGGVGIPLSIICEA; via the coding sequence ATGGCCTGCGCCAGCTGGGATGGCGCCGCCTACCCGCAATACCCGGCCTGTGCGCCGATGATCGGCGTCTTGCGCATCAGCGTGCCGCCGCACACCGTACTGGCCTGGCATCACCACCCGGTACCTGCGGTCGGTTATCTGCTCAGCGGCGAGCTGACCATCGAAAAAAAAGACGGCAACCAGCAAAAAACGTTCGTCCGCGGCGAAGCGATCGCGGAAGTGGTGAATAGCGTGCATCGCGGCATTGCCGGCGCAGAGCCGGTGGAGTTACTGGTGTTTTACGCCGGCGGCGTCGGCATCCCGCTCAGCATTATCTGCGAGGCATAA
- a CDS encoding peptidase domain-containing ABC transporter, producing the protein MNKRTFKQLLSQLDLRLRQRVPMAHQTESSECGLACLAMICGYYGKNIDLIALRRQFSLSTRGATLTGLTGIAEQLGLATRPISLDIDELSALKLPCILHWEFNHFVVLVSVKANRAVLHDPARGRRNVSLTELSHSFTGVALEAWPGSAFTADGVRHRIHLRTLIGSVHGLKGALGKIFCLSLVFETINLVMPIGTQLVMDHAIPAGDRGLLTLICAGLMMFILLRAAIGMVRAWSGLVMATLINVQWQSGLFTHLLHLPLGYFERRKLGDIQSRFGSLDTLRSTFTTSIVGAIMDGIMVIGVLVMMVLYGGWLTWVVIAFTALYVLMRLLTYGYYRQLSEEALVREARAGSYFMETLYGIATVKMQGMAERRIAHWLNLEIDTINTGIRVTRMDMLFGGINTFIAACDQVVILWLGASLVIDNQMTLGMFVAFGAFRGQFSDRIGSLTEFLLQLRMMSLHNERIADIALHPREERKPDHPYTAGLHPLGLTTHALSYRYDSQSPAIFDGLDISVAPGESVAIVGPSGAGKTTLMKVLCGLFPPDAGRVEVNGVDIRQLGINNYHKMIACVMQDDKLFSGSIRENICGFADEVDDAWMETCARASYLHDVLIRMPMGYETPIGELGEGLSGGQKQRLFIARAIYKKPAILFLDEATSALDKESEAVVNQAIKRLNITKVIIAHRETTIASADRVIHFG; encoded by the coding sequence ATGAATAAGCGCACGTTCAAACAGCTGCTCAGCCAGCTGGATCTGCGGCTGCGTCAGCGGGTTCCGATGGCGCATCAGACCGAATCGTCGGAATGCGGGCTGGCCTGTCTGGCGATGATCTGCGGTTACTACGGCAAAAACATCGACCTGATCGCGCTGCGCCGGCAGTTCAGCCTGTCGACCCGCGGCGCCACGCTGACCGGGTTAACCGGTATAGCCGAACAGCTGGGGCTGGCCACTCGCCCTATATCACTTGATATTGACGAGCTCAGCGCGCTGAAACTCCCCTGCATTTTGCACTGGGAGTTCAACCATTTCGTGGTGCTGGTCAGCGTCAAGGCTAACCGCGCGGTGCTGCACGATCCGGCGCGCGGGCGCCGGAACGTCAGCCTGACGGAGCTGTCGCACAGTTTTACCGGCGTGGCGCTTGAGGCCTGGCCCGGCAGCGCCTTCACCGCCGACGGCGTCCGCCATCGCATTCACCTGCGCACGCTGATCGGCAGCGTGCACGGCCTCAAGGGGGCGCTCGGCAAAATCTTTTGCCTGTCTCTGGTGTTCGAAACCATCAACCTGGTGATGCCCATCGGCACGCAGCTGGTGATGGACCACGCCATTCCCGCCGGGGATCGCGGATTACTGACGCTCATCTGCGCCGGGCTGATGATGTTCATCCTGTTGCGGGCCGCCATCGGCATGGTGCGGGCCTGGTCCGGGTTGGTCATGGCGACGCTCATCAACGTGCAGTGGCAATCCGGGCTGTTTACCCACCTGTTGCACCTGCCGCTGGGCTACTTTGAACGGCGCAAGCTGGGTGACATTCAGTCGCGTTTCGGCTCCCTGGATACGCTGCGCAGCACCTTCACCACCAGTATCGTCGGCGCCATCATGGACGGCATCATGGTGATTGGCGTACTGGTGATGATGGTGCTGTATGGTGGCTGGCTGACCTGGGTAGTGATTGCCTTCACCGCGCTCTACGTGCTGATGCGGCTGCTGACCTACGGGTATTATCGCCAACTGTCCGAAGAAGCGCTGGTCAGGGAGGCCCGTGCCGGCTCGTATTTTATGGAGACGCTGTACGGTATCGCCACCGTCAAGATGCAGGGCATGGCGGAACGTCGCATTGCCCATTGGCTTAACCTTGAAATCGACACCATCAATACCGGTATCCGGGTCACCCGCATGGACATGCTGTTTGGCGGGATCAACACCTTCATTGCCGCCTGCGATCAGGTCGTTATTCTGTGGCTGGGAGCCAGCCTGGTGATCGATAACCAGATGACCCTCGGCATGTTCGTGGCGTTCGGCGCCTTTCGGGGGCAGTTCTCCGACCGCATCGGGTCGCTGACAGAATTTCTGCTGCAGCTGCGCATGATGAGCCTGCATAACGAGCGCATTGCCGATATCGCCCTGCATCCGCGGGAGGAGCGTAAACCCGATCACCCTTACACGGCGGGCCTGCACCCTTTGGGATTGACGACCCATGCCCTGAGCTATCGTTACGACAGCCAGTCACCGGCCATCTTTGATGGCCTGGACATCAGCGTTGCGCCGGGCGAGAGCGTGGCCATCGTAGGCCCGTCCGGCGCCGGCAAGACCACGTTGATGAAGGTGCTGTGCGGGTTGTTTCCCCCCGATGCGGGGCGGGTTGAGGTGAACGGTGTCGATATCAGGCAGCTTGGTATCAACAACTACCACAAGATGATCGCCTGCGTGATGCAGGACGACAAACTGTTCTCCGGCTCGATCCGGGAAAATATCTGCGGGTTCGCGGACGAGGTGGACGACGCCTGGATGGAAACCTGTGCCCGAGCCAGCTATCTGCACGACGTGCTCATACGTATGCCGATGGGGTATGAAACCCCGATCGGCGAGTTGGGGGAAGGACTGTCCGGCGGGCAAAAACAACGGCTATTCATAGCCCGGGCAATCTACAAAAAGCCGGCTATTTTGTTCCTGGACGAGGCCACCAGCGCGCTGGATAAGGAGAGCGAAGCTGTGGTGAATCAGGCAATCAAGAGACTCAATATCACGAAGGTGATCATTGCCCACCGCGAAACGACCATTGCGTCGGCAGATCGGGTAATACATTTTGGATAA
- a CDS encoding (2Fe-2S)-binding protein, with amino-acid sequence MISLTVNDQPLTFEGDPHMPLLWFLRDEAGLTGTKFGCGVAMCGACTVHLDGVPVRSCMTPVSAAVGKKITTIEAIGATPAGKAVQEAWVNLDVVQCGYCQSGQIMSASALLAQSKNPSDADIDAAMSGNVCRCATYVRIRAAIHQAAKALD; translated from the coding sequence ATGATTAGCTTAACCGTAAATGACCAGCCGCTGACGTTCGAGGGCGATCCCCATATGCCGCTGCTGTGGTTCTTGCGCGACGAAGCCGGGCTGACCGGCACCAAATTCGGCTGCGGCGTCGCCATGTGCGGCGCCTGTACCGTGCATCTGGACGGGGTGCCGGTGCGCTCCTGCATGACGCCGGTTTCCGCCGCGGTCGGCAAGAAAATCACCACCATCGAAGCCATTGGCGCCACGCCGGCGGGCAAGGCGGTGCAGGAGGCCTGGGTCAATCTGGACGTGGTGCAGTGCGGCTACTGCCAGTCTGGCCAGATCATGAGCGCCAGCGCGCTGCTGGCCCAGAGCAAAAACCCGAGCGATGCGGACATCGACGCGGCGATGAGCGGCAACGTCTGCCGCTGCGCTACCTATGTGCGCATTCGCGCCGCCATCCACCAGGCCGCCAAGGCGCTGGATTAG
- a CDS encoding TcdA/TcdB catalytic glycosyltransferase domain-containing protein, producing MSHQALGVDLSKMEKSSVPNILHFIWIGDLNEVNTHYIDIWKKTNKDKQIFFWYDKDSSLCHLLNNAIRDFVNAKKIKNKLKAELKIKNHAFKYIYPKVKTGFSFDELVIEFLIKNEIPYQRPPKAIEDSWFDSRGFIKKRITELFCNDFDDFDDFMKYYYYEIILRHNIASASDIIRLLIIYQYGGTYIDVDTLPYIDNIYHKLNKYIEKEGIVESDSFLLFKTICLLKKINSEGVRSEAVISCDENELGLDAVGFEEIKRLIELDLADFSLDMILPLGETYVHRNLLALGSLRRFKGVYFNNFISSHQKSKAVRIILRTMKKRYRFLERNNCIFDCYIDDKSRCYLTRILPWRTELITRDYCVTSVLTGPGLIVEVLLGLAYEVFDIGCLVEPSSMAEYMQNPDFGIALFQHNIDTPDGACSTWRK from the coding sequence ATGAGCCATCAGGCATTGGGTGTCGATTTATCAAAGATGGAAAAATCATCAGTTCCAAATATCCTGCATTTTATATGGATTGGTGACCTAAATGAAGTGAATACTCATTATATCGACATATGGAAAAAAACAAATAAAGATAAGCAGATATTCTTTTGGTATGACAAAGACTCTTCACTGTGTCATTTGCTAAACAATGCCATACGCGATTTCGTCAACGCCAAAAAAATCAAAAATAAACTTAAGGCTGAATTAAAAATAAAAAATCACGCATTTAAGTATATATACCCAAAAGTAAAGACAGGTTTTTCTTTTGATGAGCTGGTTATTGAATTCTTAATCAAGAACGAGATCCCTTATCAGAGACCACCAAAAGCGATTGAAGACTCATGGTTTGATAGCAGAGGTTTTATAAAAAAGCGTATAACGGAACTTTTTTGCAATGATTTCGATGATTTCGATGATTTCATGAAGTATTATTATTATGAGATTATACTAAGGCATAACATTGCCAGTGCAAGTGATATTATCAGACTTTTAATTATCTATCAGTATGGCGGCACCTATATAGATGTTGATACACTCCCATACATTGATAATATATATCATAAATTAAATAAATATATAGAGAAAGAAGGCATTGTCGAGAGCGACTCGTTTCTATTATTTAAAACCATATGTCTTTTAAAAAAGATAAATTCAGAAGGGGTAAGGTCTGAAGCCGTGATTAGCTGCGACGAAAATGAGTTAGGGTTAGATGCTGTTGGATTTGAAGAAATAAAAAGGCTTATCGAACTGGATCTCGCTGATTTTTCTCTGGATATGATATTGCCATTGGGTGAAACATACGTTCATAGAAATTTATTGGCGCTCGGATCGCTCAGAAGATTTAAAGGTGTTTATTTTAATAATTTCATATCCTCTCACCAAAAATCAAAGGCGGTAAGGATCATCCTTAGAACCATGAAAAAGAGATACCGCTTTTTAGAAAGAAATAATTGCATATTTGACTGTTATATTGATGATAAATCAAGGTGTTATCTGACCAGGATCTTACCGTGGAGAACCGAGTTAATAACAAGGGACTATTGTGTCACCTCGGTCTTAACCGGGCCGGGTTTAATTGTTGAGGTTTTATTGGGGTTGGCTTATGAGGTGTTTGATATCGGATGTCTGGTTGAGCCATCCAGCATGGCGGAATATATGCAAAATCCTGATTTTGGGATTGCATTGTTTCAACACAACATAGATACACCCGATGGCGCCTGTTCCACGTGGCGCAAATAA
- a CDS encoding P1 family peptidase, with protein sequence MTDNQAFERQSLENLLSYWRRHRRLPGARYLPGPTDSLCDVSGVSVGHHTLDSGECQTGVTAIMPPGDLFNQPLPCGSAVLNGFAKPLGLVQLNELGVLQTPILLSNTFAVGTLFNAMVRRSCRRYPQIGRGSATINPVVLECNDGYLNDIQAMTVREEHVFSALDNHSVGFARGSVGAGRGMSSFGLKGGIGTASRYCPGLGATLGVLVLANFGTLESLTLSGVRVGPALAAQLADPPPQVDAGSVIIIIACDRVLDSRQLSRIAKRAGAGLGRVGSHWGHGSGDIALAFSTRLQGAALPDERLEPLFAAAADATEYAVLDALLSAEGVNGFQQHSRVALGPLLDRLAGDYLH encoded by the coding sequence ATGACAGACAACCAAGCCTTTGAACGCCAGAGCCTGGAGAATCTGCTGAGCTATTGGCGGCGCCACCGTCGCCTGCCGGGGGCGCGTTATTTGCCCGGGCCGACGGACAGCCTGTGCGACGTGAGCGGCGTCAGCGTGGGGCATCACACGCTGGACAGCGGCGAATGCCAGACCGGCGTGACCGCCATTATGCCGCCGGGCGATCTGTTCAATCAGCCATTGCCCTGCGGCAGCGCGGTGCTGAACGGCTTCGCCAAACCGCTCGGCCTGGTGCAGCTCAACGAACTGGGCGTGCTGCAAACGCCGATCCTGCTGAGCAACACTTTTGCGGTCGGCACCCTGTTTAACGCCATGGTGCGGCGCAGCTGCCGGCGCTACCCGCAGATCGGCCGCGGCAGCGCCACCATCAACCCGGTGGTGCTGGAATGCAACGACGGCTATCTCAACGATATTCAGGCCATGACGGTGCGTGAGGAGCACGTGTTCAGCGCGCTGGATAATCACTCGGTCGGCTTCGCTCGCGGCAGCGTCGGCGCCGGGCGCGGTATGAGCAGCTTCGGCCTGAAAGGGGGCATCGGCACCGCTTCGCGCTATTGCCCGGGCCTGGGGGCTACCCTGGGGGTGTTGGTGCTGGCCAACTTCGGCACGCTGGAATCGCTCACCCTGAGCGGCGTGCGCGTCGGGCCGGCATTGGCTGCGCAATTGGCGGATCCGCCGCCGCAGGTGGACGCCGGTTCGGTCATTATCATCATCGCCTGCGATCGGGTGCTGGACAGCCGGCAACTTAGCCGCATCGCCAAACGCGCCGGGGCCGGGCTGGGCCGCGTGGGCAGCCACTGGGGGCACGGCTCCGGCGATATCGCGCTGGCGTTTTCCACCCGCCTGCAGGGAGCGGCGCTGCCGGATGAACGGCTGGAACCGCTGTTCGCCGCCGCGGCGGACGCCACTGAATACGCGGTGCTGGACGCCTTGCTGAGCGCCGAGGGCGTCAACGGCTTCCAGCAGCATTCGCGCGTTGCGCTGGGGCCGCTGCTCGATCGCCTGGCCGGCGACTATCTGCATTGA
- a CDS encoding xanthine dehydrogenase family protein molybdopterin-binding subunit, which translates to MTISQVPLSRRRFIVGAGALVIGAYLPSTGALARTNAAAAPGAAAFDANAFVQIGADGIVTVISKHTEVGQGVYTGMATLVAEELDADWAQVRVVAAPVDTSVYKNLAFGFQGTGGSSSVANAYEQMRRMGAMARAMLVQAAAQQWKTSPQEISVQAGKISHAASGREAGFGEFAALAATLPPPDPASLPLKDPANFTLIGKASGLHRVDSLAKTNGSAQFSQDIHEPDMLTVTIKKPPRFGGKVASFDAGRALAVPGVVAVKQIDTGVAVYAKNTWAAIQGRDRLRVEWDDAQAERRNTAEIFAEFRQVAQKTGVVAKSKGKPDEIFDKADKVIEAEYTFPYVAHAPMEPLDGYLFWDGESVKARYGCQIQTLDHKQLCDLFQLPPEKVQIETILAGGSFGRRIDLGNPKLGPDLAADMAAAAKGIGPGHGVKVVWTREDDIRNGWYRPMILHRLRGAIRGGKVVGWTDTVVGHSWTRNSAMDGLVVNGLDQMMVEGASEVPYTFEAFRCDAHIVPGKVPTTSLRSVASTHTGHAVESFIDQLLQETGQDPVEGRLALMGDAPREAGVLRAVAKAANWQGAAVVDGRARGVGVAKAFDTRVAQIAEVSIGEGGIPRVHKVWCAVDCGVAVNPDVIRAQIEGGIGYGLSMALYGNITLKDGVVEQSNFNNFRPLRIDEMPEIEVIIVPSTEKPTGVGELGVPTIAPAVGNALALLGRPRTSLSLPLHQPNRDASV; encoded by the coding sequence ATGACCATATCGCAAGTCCCGCTTTCGCGGCGGCGGTTTATCGTCGGCGCCGGGGCGTTGGTGATCGGCGCGTATCTGCCGTCCACCGGCGCGCTGGCCCGGACGAACGCCGCAGCTGCGCCCGGCGCCGCGGCGTTTGATGCCAATGCCTTCGTGCAGATTGGCGCCGACGGCATCGTTACCGTTATCAGCAAACACACCGAAGTAGGCCAGGGCGTCTACACCGGAATGGCGACGCTGGTCGCCGAAGAGCTCGACGCCGATTGGGCCCAGGTGCGAGTGGTGGCCGCGCCGGTGGACACCAGCGTCTATAAAAATCTGGCGTTCGGATTCCAGGGCACCGGCGGTTCCAGTTCGGTGGCCAACGCCTACGAGCAGATGCGCCGTATGGGCGCAATGGCGCGCGCCATGCTGGTGCAGGCCGCGGCCCAGCAGTGGAAAACATCACCGCAGGAAATCAGCGTGCAGGCGGGCAAAATTAGCCATGCCGCCAGCGGGCGCGAAGCGGGCTTTGGCGAGTTCGCCGCGCTGGCCGCCACGCTGCCGCCGCCGGACCCGGCCAGCCTGCCGCTGAAGGATCCGGCCAACTTTACCCTGATAGGCAAGGCCAGCGGCCTGCATCGCGTCGACTCGTTGGCGAAAACCAACGGCAGCGCGCAGTTCTCGCAGGACATCCACGAACCGGACATGCTGACCGTCACCATCAAAAAGCCGCCGCGCTTTGGCGGCAAGGTGGCCTCTTTTGACGCCGGCCGGGCGCTGGCGGTGCCGGGCGTAGTGGCGGTAAAACAGATCGACACCGGCGTGGCGGTCTACGCCAAAAACACCTGGGCGGCGATCCAGGGCCGCGACCGGCTGCGGGTGGAGTGGGACGACGCTCAGGCCGAGCGGCGCAACACGGCGGAAATTTTCGCCGAGTTCCGCCAGGTGGCGCAAAAAACCGGCGTGGTGGCGAAGAGCAAGGGTAAGCCGGACGAGATCTTCGATAAGGCCGACAAGGTTATCGAAGCCGAATACACCTTCCCCTATGTCGCCCATGCGCCGATGGAGCCGCTGGATGGCTACCTGTTCTGGGACGGCGAAAGCGTCAAGGCGCGCTATGGCTGCCAGATCCAAACCCTCGATCATAAGCAGCTGTGCGATCTGTTCCAGCTGCCGCCGGAAAAGGTGCAAATCGAAACCATTTTGGCCGGCGGCAGCTTCGGCCGCCGCATCGATCTGGGCAACCCGAAACTGGGGCCGGATCTGGCGGCGGACATGGCGGCGGCGGCCAAGGGCATTGGGCCGGGGCACGGCGTGAAGGTGGTGTGGACGCGTGAGGACGACATCCGCAACGGCTGGTATCGCCCGATGATCCTGCACCGCCTGCGCGGCGCCATTCGCGGCGGCAAGGTGGTGGGCTGGACCGACACCGTGGTTGGCCACTCCTGGACGCGCAACAGCGCGATGGACGGGCTGGTGGTCAACGGCCTCGATCAGATGATGGTCGAAGGCGCCAGCGAGGTGCCGTATACCTTCGAAGCCTTCCGCTGCGACGCGCATATCGTGCCGGGCAAGGTGCCGACGACCTCGTTGCGTTCCGTCGCCAGCACCCATACCGGCCATGCGGTGGAGAGTTTCATCGATCAGCTGCTGCAGGAAACCGGGCAGGATCCGGTTGAGGGGCGTTTGGCGCTGATGGGCGACGCGCCGCGCGAGGCCGGCGTGCTGCGAGCGGTGGCCAAGGCCGCCAACTGGCAGGGCGCTGCGGTGGTGGATGGCCGCGCACGCGGCGTGGGCGTCGCCAAGGCGTTCGACACCCGGGTGGCGCAGATCGCCGAAGTGTCGATCGGAGAAGGCGGCATTCCGCGAGTGCACAAGGTATGGTGCGCGGTGGACTGCGGCGTGGCGGTCAATCCGGACGTGATCCGCGCGCAGATTGAGGGCGGCATCGGCTACGGCCTGAGCATGGCGCTGTACGGCAACATCACGCTGAAAGACGGGGTGGTTGAGCAGTCCAACTTCAACAACTTCCGCCCGCTGCGCATTGATGAAATGCCGGAAATCGAGGTGATTATCGTGCCTTCGACCGAGAAGCCGACCGGCGTCGGCGAACTGGGCGTGCCGACCATCGCTCCGGCGGTGGGCAATGCGCTGGCGCTGCTTGGGCGGCCGCGCACCTCGCTCAGCCTGCCGTTACACCAACCCAACCGCGACGCCAGCGTCTGA